The following proteins are co-located in the Mus caroli chromosome 7, CAROLI_EIJ_v1.1, whole genome shotgun sequence genome:
- the Pdzd9 gene encoding PDZ domain-containing protein 9 isoform X1 — protein sequence MEKGSLKSKNEKEQLSKAKTSVSSLNKVIQTKLTVGKLGLGLVVIQNGPYLQISHLINKGAAASDGILQPGDVLISVGHADVLGYTLREFLKLLQNITIGTVLQMKAYRGFLEIPQEWQDVYDLIPETKFPIPHTPKKTEQARESLVKDDHEEAVLDKKLKYYRYPRSVWNYPVRTPISISTEWHGYRKKERTISVGRDINSDVVIHQDDKKELRAPSPYWAMVEPDGAISSSSSSTADSSTSDAFWLEDYAQVEEGKGKQVSKFG from the exons ATGGAAAAGGGCTCTCTCAAAAGCAAAAATG AAAAAGAACAACTCTCCAAGGCCAAGACGTCTGTAAGCAGCTTGAACAAAGTGATTCAGACCAAACTCACTGTGGGCAAGCTGGGATTGGGCCTGGTCGTCATCCAGAATGGGCCCTACCTCCAGATTAGCCACCTCATCAATAAAGGGGCCGCAGCCAGTGATGGAATCCTCCAGCCAG GTGATGTTCTGATTAGTGTTGGACATGCCGATGTGCTAGGATATACGCTCCGTGAATTTTTAAAGCTTTTGCAAAATATCACCATAGGAACAGTGCTACAAATGAAGGCTTACCGAGGCTTTCTTGAAATACCCCAGGAATGGCAAGATGTATATGATTTGATCCCGGAGACCAAATTTCCAATCCCACA CACACCAAAGAAAACGGAGCAGGCAAGAGAGTCTCTTGTAAAGGATGACCATGAAGAGGCAGTTTTAGATAAAAAGCTCAAGTATTACAGGTACCCTCGGTCAGTGTGGAATTACCCTGTAAGGACACCGATCTCCATCTCCACAGAATGGCACGGGTATAGAAAGAAGGAGCGCACTATTAGTGTTGGCAGAGACATTAACTCTGATGTAGTCATTCACCAGGATGACAAGAAGGAACTGAGGGCTCCTTCTCCATACTGGGCAATGGTGGAGCCAGACGGAGCCAtctcctcctcgtcttcctccACTGCCGATTCTTCCACCTCAGACGCCTTCTGGCTGGAGGATTACGCACAGGTTGAGGAGGGCAAAGGTAAACAGGTATCAAAGTTTGGTTAG
- the Pdzd9 gene encoding PDZ domain-containing protein 9 isoform X2, translating into MGPTSRLATSSIKGPQPVMESSSQEWQDVYDLIPETKFPIPHTPKKTEQARESLVKDDHEEAVLDKKLKYYRYPRSVWNYPVRTPISISTEWHGYRKKERTISVGRDINSDVVIHQDDKKELRAPSPYWAMVEPDGAISSSSSSTADSSTSDAFWLEDYAQVEEGKGKQVSKFG; encoded by the exons ATGGGCCCTACCTCCAGATTAGCCACCTCATCAATAAAGGGGCCGCAGCCAGTGATGGAATCCTCCAGCCAG GAATGGCAAGATGTATATGATTTGATCCCGGAGACCAAATTTCCAATCCCACA CACACCAAAGAAAACGGAGCAGGCAAGAGAGTCTCTTGTAAAGGATGACCATGAAGAGGCAGTTTTAGATAAAAAGCTCAAGTATTACAGGTACCCTCGGTCAGTGTGGAATTACCCTGTAAGGACACCGATCTCCATCTCCACAGAATGGCACGGGTATAGAAAGAAGGAGCGCACTATTAGTGTTGGCAGAGACATTAACTCTGATGTAGTCATTCACCAGGATGACAAGAAGGAACTGAGGGCTCCTTCTCCATACTGGGCAATGGTGGAGCCAGACGGAGCCAtctcctcctcgtcttcctccACTGCCGATTCTTCCACCTCAGACGCCTTCTGGCTGGAGGATTACGCACAGGTTGAGGAGGGCAAAGGTAAACAGGTATCAAAGTTTGGTTAG